The following coding sequences are from one Sardina pilchardus chromosome 16, fSarPil1.1, whole genome shotgun sequence window:
- the trmt10a gene encoding RNA (guanine-9-)-methyltransferase domain-containing protein 2 has translation MSGDTQKECSSAVSDSNEVSDSKPDSPAGGPEALSKRQRKRLAKAQQWEEQRDLRKQKRKERKQKKREERNTQGDEGAEFTNRKRQRREAEPSSLRLVVDCSFDSLMVLKDVRKLHKQIQRCYAENRRAAHPVQFYLTSLGGQLKQNMDERDKGWVNWKDISVKLEHFQEVMRKEDLVYLTSDSSNVLKELDESKAYIIGGLVDHNHHKGITFERAQELGIDHAQLPLGDFVKMNSRKVLAVNHVFEIMLAYLEKRDWRDAFFTVLPQRKGAVPMDEEGLDSDEDTPPKHTDQEEEEGSSDGHSAEPIKRKDGDAQDQSDGKQKKTDTSVSQSEDKPQEQTAA, from the exons ATGTCTGGCGATACACAGAAAGAATGCAGTTCCGCCGTGTCGGACTCCAACGAGGTCTCCGACAGCAAGCCGGACAGCCCGGCCGGAGGACCTGAAGCCCTGTCCAAACGGCAGCGGAAGCGGCTGGCCAAAGCGCAGCAGTGGGAGGAACAGCGAGATCTCCGCAA gcagaAGCGTAAGGAGCGGAAGCAGAAGAAACGAGAGGAGCGGAACACGCAGGGCGACGAGGGGGCGGAGTTTACAAACAGGAAGCGCCAACGCAGAGAGGCGGAGCCAAGCTCCCTCAGACTGGTAGTGGACTGCAGCTTCGACAGCCTCATGGTGCTCaag GATGTGCGGAAGCTCCATAAGCAGATTCAGAGGTGTTACGCTGAGAACAGACGCGCGGCTCACCCTGTACAG tTCTACCTGACCAGTCTGGGAGGACAGCTGAAGCAGAATATGGATGAGCGAGATAAAGGCTGGGTCAACTGGAAG gacATCAGTGTGAAGCTGGAGCACTTCCAGGAAGTGATGCGTAAGGAGGACCTGGTCTACCTGACCTCGGACTCGTCCAACGTGCTGAAGGAACTGGACGAGTCCAAAGCGTACATCATCGGAGGCCTCGTGGACCACAACCATCACAAg GGGATCACCTTTGAGCGTGCTCAGGAACTTGGAATTGACCACGCTCAGCTCCCATTGGGGGACTTCGTCAAGATGAACAGCCGCAAAGTACTCGCTGTCAACCatg tgtttgagATCATGCTGGCGTACCTGGAGAAACGTGACTGGCGAGATGCCTTCTTTACGGTCCTCCCCCAACGAAAGGGGGCGGTGCCTATGGACGAGGAGGGACTGGACAGTGATGAGGACACGCCCCCTAAGCACACAgaccaggaggaagaggaaggcagCTCTGATGGACACTCAGCAGAACCAATCAAGCGGAAGGATGGAGACGCCCAGGACCAATCAGACGGCAAACAGAAAAAGACGGACACCTcggtcagccaatcagaagacAAGCCTCAGGAACAGACTGCTGCCTAG